A DNA window from Maribellus comscasis contains the following coding sequences:
- a CDS encoding GNAT family N-acetyltransferase, whose product MANISADQTLFLGQFRLPVLYDFIPQAVANAAGIANVLHFNATESNKLQMAVEEAVKNVIDHYSTIVQSTDFIDIHYKVKDAYLVVSVFEKGIPFQQGKSNNYSLDRPYNAGLGMHMLNSLMDKVELIVHGRKGKETRLTKKISTDQIPDSLLALYDGRRRMQTRIRVKDYEIRRANKDNISDIVRLAWKCYGYTQEELLYDADSLAHQLNAEELVSFVVINKDDEALIAHLALKYHDKNVPEMGLAFIDPTYRCPGVMVELGSAAKQYAESQGADGIFDCAVTTHTVSQKELQEIGARPCTLMMGIAASGMQANMTGTNAQTKGTTVNHYNAFKYQDETVYSTEKHKDMIQSIYNWMEMPRVFGEPAIAAPGEKSEVFLVPLSESLNVAFIIVGQIGKETASEIIQNMHKCIMQKMDACYVFMSMQHPYSPVVVEECEKAGFSFCGIMPHIHNGEDRVMLQKVNVKLDKESIRVYSDESRELLDYVFDQLHLD is encoded by the coding sequence ATGGCCAATATTTCAGCAGATCAAACCCTGTTTCTCGGACAATTCCGACTTCCCGTTTTATATGATTTTATTCCGCAAGCTGTCGCAAATGCAGCAGGTATTGCCAATGTTCTGCATTTTAATGCAACAGAATCGAACAAATTGCAGATGGCCGTAGAAGAAGCGGTTAAAAATGTAATCGACCACTATTCAACCATTGTACAGTCAACTGATTTTATTGATATACACTATAAAGTTAAGGATGCGTATTTGGTCGTATCTGTTTTTGAGAAAGGAATTCCTTTTCAACAGGGAAAAAGTAATAACTATTCATTAGATCGTCCGTATAATGCCGGGCTGGGAATGCATATGTTGAATTCGTTAATGGATAAGGTTGAACTAATTGTGCATGGTCGTAAGGGAAAAGAGACCAGACTAACAAAGAAAATTTCGACAGACCAGATCCCGGATAGTTTACTGGCATTATACGATGGCCGGCGCAGAATGCAGACTCGTATCAGGGTAAAGGATTATGAAATTCGTCGTGCAAACAAAGATAACATTTCAGATATTGTTCGCTTAGCCTGGAAGTGTTATGGTTATACGCAGGAAGAGTTGCTTTACGATGCTGATAGCCTGGCACATCAATTGAATGCAGAGGAACTTGTTTCGTTTGTTGTAATAAATAAAGATGATGAAGCATTGATTGCCCATCTCGCATTGAAGTACCACGATAAAAATGTACCGGAAATGGGACTGGCTTTTATCGATCCAACTTACAGATGCCCTGGAGTTATGGTTGAGCTTGGCAGCGCAGCAAAGCAGTACGCAGAGTCCCAGGGAGCCGATGGAATCTTCGATTGCGCTGTTACAACGCACACTGTTTCTCAAAAAGAATTGCAGGAGATCGGTGCGCGTCCCTGTACACTAATGATGGGAATTGCTGCTTCAGGGATGCAGGCGAATATGACTGGTACCAACGCGCAGACAAAAGGTACGACAGTTAATCATTACAATGCTTTTAAGTACCAAGATGAGACGGTTTATTCAACTGAAAAACATAAGGATATGATTCAATCAATTTATAATTGGATGGAGATGCCGCGTGTTTTTGGTGAACCTGCAATAGCAGCTCCGGGTGAGAAGTCAGAAGTGTTTTTAGTTCCCTTGTCTGAATCATTAAATGTTGCATTTATTATTGTTGGTCAGATTGGCAAAGAAACTGCTTCTGAAATAATCCAGAATATGCACAAATGCATCATGCAAAAAATGGATGCCTGTTACGTATTTATGAGTATGCAACATCCGTATTCTCCCGTGGTTGTTGAAGAATGCGAAAAGGCTGGTTTTTCATTTTGTGGAATTATGCCTCACATTCACAACGGCGAGGATCGCGTAATGCTGCAAAAAGTCAATGTAAAACTTGACAAGGAAAGTATCCGGGTTTACAGCGATGAATCACGCGAATTACTTGACTATGTATTTGATCAATTACATTTAGATTAA
- a CDS encoding beta-1,6-N-acetylglucosaminyltransferase has product MKKLAFLILAHNDSVHLSKLIKALNYNSDFYVHIDKKTNIKEFQDRIPLKNVFFLENRITVSWAGISMVDALFELIHEVLKCEIEYSHAVFITGSCYPIKSIKTIYEEFISNPEKEYINFIDMRDSPEHYIKLIKQKWFKEPIFHFKNKHLINLDKCIRFLLNKLKLKNHWGEKIIPYTGHTWCALTMNCCKYVYEYHRNNPWFREMNRFTMAADEHYIHTIIGNSFFKPLSLGVTKYKGRGLYQYTSIYLIDKSLVKWYDLNDWKEIKASDKLFIRKVNSQTGNELVTKINNELF; this is encoded by the coding sequence ATGAAAAAGCTAGCATTTTTAATCTTAGCACATAATGACTCCGTTCATTTAAGTAAGCTTATTAAGGCGTTAAATTATAATTCTGACTTCTACGTACACATTGATAAGAAAACAAATATAAAAGAGTTTCAAGATAGGATACCTTTAAAAAATGTATTCTTTTTGGAGAATAGAATTACTGTATCCTGGGCAGGAATCTCAATGGTAGATGCTTTGTTCGAATTAATACACGAAGTTTTAAAATGCGAAATAGAATATTCCCATGCAGTATTTATTACGGGTTCATGCTACCCTATAAAAAGTATTAAAACTATTTATGAAGAATTCATTTCAAACCCTGAAAAAGAATATATAAACTTCATAGATATGAGAGACAGCCCCGAACATTATATTAAGTTAATAAAACAAAAGTGGTTTAAAGAACCAATATTTCACTTCAAAAATAAACACTTAATCAACTTAGATAAATGCATAAGATTTTTGCTCAACAAACTAAAATTGAAAAATCATTGGGGTGAAAAAATCATCCCGTACACGGGACATACATGGTGTGCGCTTACAATGAATTGTTGTAAATACGTTTATGAATACCACAGAAATAACCCATGGTTTCGGGAGATGAATCGCTTCACTATGGCTGCAGATGAGCATTACATACACACGATAATAGGAAACTCATTTTTTAAGCCGTTATCATTAGGCGTTACTAAATATAAGGGGCGTGGCTTATACCAATATACAAGCATTTACTTAATTGATAAATCTTTAGTAAAATGGTATGATTTGAACGACTGGAAGGAAATTAAAGCGTCAGATAAATTATTTATCAGAAAAGTCAACTCACAAACAGGAAACGAACTGGTTACGAAAATAAATAATGAATTGTTCTAA